TTTTCATACTCTGTAGGCTTCTATAAAGTTTGAAGCTTCGTGAAGTGCTCATCTCAGCTTAAGGCTTTCATGTGTCATCACAACAACTCAAGCTTTATCGGCATGATCTAAGCTTCCAAGCCATGTGCAAGAAACATTTCCTGAAATTCCTTTAACCCCTCAGGCGTGCCGATTTCATAAAACCTCTCCTTGACTTCATACGCTAGAATTTCTTTCCTTGCTATCAGCTCAGCAAAGAATCCCTCTTCAGAATCATCTGCAGCAAATTCAAGCGCCTCCTTTCTTAATGCGATAGCTCCGTAGTTTATCCATTCTAAACCCTCTTCCTTGCCTGTATGCTTGCTGTAATATACCACTTGATTGTCTTTTACCTTTACATCACTTTTTCCGTACCTGTTATAATTATGATATACAGCCATAACAGCAAGCTTCTCTGATTCAAGCAACTTGCTCATCAATTCAGCATAATTCAATCTCAGGTAATTATCTGCATAGGTCATTATGAACTCATCATTCAGAAGCTTGCTCGCATTTCTGAGCGCCCCTATAACCCCTTTCAGCCTTTCTCCATCATAGCTGTAACTTATCTTTACCCCGTATCTTGAACCATCGCCAAAGTGATTGACAATTTTATCAGCCAAGTATCCAACACACAGCACTATCTCATCTACTCCTCCTTTCCTCAGCTCCTGTATTTTGTACTCCAGAAATGGCTTACCGTTTATAGGGATCATAGGCTTCGGCAAGTTCTTTGTTAAATTGCCTAATCTAGTACCAAGCCCACCAGCTAGAACAGCAGCCTGCATAGATAAGTCCATATATGATCACTATGCAGGTTTGCTCTTTTATGCTGCATGTTGTCTTTCGCAGAAGAAGTTGACGAAACCACGGTTTTGCAATATGTCTTTACTGAAAGGAACGCGTTGCATTTGCTCCTCCAGAATAGCAGAGTATGTAAAACCTTCTCGTTCAAGACGATCAATCAAGTCATCTGCTGTGAATCCCATCTTTGCGAGGAGCTCTGGGTTGCACTCGATAAACATCTTCATATTGGGACTTCGTCTGATTATACCTCTCATCCCATCAAGTATCATTACTTCACTCCCTTCAGCATCTATCTTGGCTACGTCGAGCTTGGTTTGCTTCAAAATGTCATCGAGCCTAACGGTTTTTACAGTCTCCCTAGGCCACCATGAATGCATTTTTACAAAGCTGTGACCCCCCAAGTTTTTCAATCGGAGATTTAATGTAAATACACCCTCTCTATCTAAACATGCAAGATTAAAAGTTACAACATTTTTAACCATGTTTATTTTGCAGTTTTGGTTAAGAAGTTTGAAAGTAAATGGGTCTGGCTCAAACGAGTAAACGGTCCCATTTATTGCCTTCTTCGCAGCAAGAACCGTGAAATGTCCGAGGTTAGCCCCGACATCCAGAACTATCGAGTCAGGAGCAATATAAGAGCTGAACAAACTGGTGGTATACCGTTCGTATAAGTCACCTATAGTGGTAATCTGTGATTCAGGCCCATATAAGATACTTCCATTGTCTTCCTTTCTAGTAATTTGGCTTCTGATTCGCCATAGGTAAAGTCTTGAACTAGGGTATCCTGTAATAGGGAAGGATAAAATTGCCCTAACCGCATAATAGATCACAGGCGCAATTACCTTTCTATCGCTTCGTCTGCTTGGGCCGTTCAAGGATGGATACTGCCTACATTCCTAGGATGTTCAGGTCGACCAACCCTAACACTATAACAGTCATCGCGTCATAGTGTTTGAGTCGGTTCCTGTACCCCTGAGCAAATATGTTGAACTTCCGCAGCCTAAATACTGTATGCTTTATTACTACTCTAGACTTGGAGAGCTCATGGTTGTGCCTCTCCTACTCGTCAGCTAGCTCCATTTCTTCTTGCAATCTCGCACCGTCTATCTATTCTGTCATTGCTCATCTTTGAGCTGACACCTCTCTTGGCTATCCAGTGCTCATGAAGCAATTCGCCAAATCTTGAATGGTAGGATGGTAATCGGTGCCTCCTCCTAAGGGAAGTCTGAAAAGTGTTCTAAATATTATCATATTTTTACACTGTGCAAGCCATACAATGGAGAACTACACATCATAAATTATCTTGCTGCCAGTGAAATCGAACCTGAATCTATGCTCCTGCAACCCCTCTGCAGCTAATGCCTTCCTCAGCTCATGTTTTCCATTCTCACAGTAGAACATGAGAAATCCTCCTCCCCCAGCCCCCACAAGCTTTTCGCCTATCGCTCCATTTCTTCTTGCGATCTCGCACCATCTGTCAATTCTGTCATTGCTCATCTTTGAGCTGACACCTCTCTTGGCTATCCAGTGCTCATGAAGCAGCTCCCCAAACCTTGTAAGCTCTCCATTCTGCAACGCTTTACCTATCTCTACCCCTATGCTCTTTATTCTGTGCATCCTTTCAACCGCATCTTCATCGTTCTTTTCATCCTTAGAGCTGTTTGCTATCCTGCTCTGCTGTTCTCTCAGCACTTCAGACGCATCCCTCTTTATCCCTGTGTAGAACATAAGCACATTGTGCTCCAGCTCTGATATTACCTCTTGGTCAAGCTTCAGCTCCTTCACATCGACATGACCATCCTTCGCAATCTCAAGAACCTTTATCCCTCCATGCGCTGCAATGTACTCATCCTGCTTACCTGATGGCTCTTTCAGTTTATTCATCGCTATATCGCATGCCTCTTCAGCCAGCTCTCTTGCAGTCTTGTGAATCCCTTTATAAGCATACAAAGCATTCAGCAATCCAACTGCAAAGCTGCCAGATGAGCCAAGCCCGGTTGAAGCTGGGGCATCAGCTATTGAGACTATCTCTATATGCCTGTCTATTCCAGTATTTTTTAGAGCTTCCCTGACAACAGGATGCTTAATCCTTTCAGGCGAATCAACAATCTCAGTTACAGAATAGCTCACTCTTATCTTATCCTCAAACATTCTGTTGACAGCTATATGCATGTATTTGTCTATGGCTGCAGTTATGACATAGCCTCCGTATCGAGAATAGTAGGATGGTAAATCTGTCCCCCCTCCTCCAAGAGGCAATCTGAAAGGTGTTCTGGATATTATCATCGTTTTATCCTGCTACGTTGCCAAGTTATGAAACACCTTGAGTAGCATCTTTGATTCAAGCTTAGCCAGTCAACAAATGTCTTCAGTTTCATCAACCCAACTCGGGAGGCATTATTCATAAAATCGAATTACCGAAAGGTATGGCTTTCCTCTAAGCAGCTTTAGTATACCTCTGCTATAGCTCTGTGAAGTCTATCCATCAGGAAATTTTTGACGCATTTAAAACTAGATATCGAAGAGGTTGTTTCCATGCTTCAGTCAATTAAGATATTCTTATAAGTAAGAATTTTCTTACGAGTAATGACTGAGTATGGATGATTCCGAAGTGCATATAAGGCTAGCAAAGGAGAAAAGACTTGCAGCTATTGAAGAATTTAGGAAGCAAAGATACACTGTTGTAGCAGACCTAGCAATCAAAGCTGTAGAGCAGGCTATCGAAGCTGCCGCTGCAAAGAAATATGACATGCATTTTCACCTGAGGCCGAGAGAGGCTCATAGTAAAAGAAGGGAATGGGTAAGAGAAAATTTTCCTGACGTGGCTAGATACATGGATGAACTATGGGGAGCATATGGCGCTTTGGGGTATGAGGGCGTGGATGGTGAAAGGGCCAAGAAGGCTGTTGAAGCTATGGAGCGTGTTCTTGATGAAATTGGAGCAAGAGCAGGGATCGATTTTAGCTGAAATTGTGAACACAATTTCAAGCTTCAAAGAGGTGATAGGTATAATCCTTTTCGGAAGCAGGGCAAGGGGCGATTATGACGAATATTCTGATTATGATGTAATAGTTCTATTCGCCAGCAAGGATGACATGTGGAAAGAATGGGACAGCCTGTTTGAAGCAACTAGCAGAATGAAGATCAATTTGCATGTGATTCCACAAACCATAGAAGAATTGAAAAGTGCCAATCCTGCTTTCCTTGAAGAGTTGAATATGCATGGAAGGCTTCTCTATGCAAAGTATCCCTTCGAAGCTTTTTTCAAGCAACCTCAATTAAAGGAGCACTGCATTCTTTCGTATGATATGTCCCATCTGAGCTACAGGAAGAAGATGAAGATTGAGTATGAACTGTATGGTAAGGGTATGCTGAAGAAGCTAGGAGGTAAGAGGCTTGGAAAGGGGGTTCTGATTCTTCCTTCTTCATCTGCCAAGCATGTAGCGAAGATGCTGGAAGAAGAAGGGGCAAGCGTGCAGCTGCTATCGATATTCATCCCAGATTGAA
This region of Conexivisphaerales archaeon genomic DNA includes:
- a CDS encoding sugar phosphate nucleotidyltransferase, with the protein product MDLSMQAAVLAGGLGTRLGNLTKNLPKPMIPINGKPFLEYKIQELRKGGVDEIVLCVGYLADKIVNHFGDGSRYGVKISYSYDGERLKGVIGALRNASKLLNDEFIMTYADNYLRLNYAELMSKLLESEKLAVMAVYHNYNRYGKSDVKVKDNQVVYYSKHTGKEEGLEWINYGAIALRKEALEFAADDSEEGFFAELIARKEILAYEVKERFYEIGTPEGLKEFQEMFLAHGLEA
- a CDS encoding FkbM family methyltransferase is translated as MNGPSRRSDRKVIAPVIYYAVRAILSFPITGYPSSRLYLWRIRSQITRKEDNGSILYGPESQITTIGDLYERYTTSLFSSYIAPDSIVLDVGANLGHFTVLAAKKAINGTVYSFEPDPFTFKLLNQNCKINMVKNVVTFNLACLDREGVFTLNLRLKNLGGHSFVKMHSWWPRETVKTVRLDDILKQTKLDVAKIDAEGSEVMILDGMRGIIRRSPNMKMFIECNPELLAKMGFTADDLIDRLEREGFTYSAILEEQMQRVPFSKDILQNRGFVNFFCERQHAA
- a CDS encoding nucleotidyltransferase domain-containing protein; this translates as MKLEQEQGSILAEIVNTISSFKEVIGIILFGSRARGDYDEYSDYDVIVLFASKDDMWKEWDSLFEATSRMKINLHVIPQTIEELKSANPAFLEELNMHGRLLYAKYPFEAFFKQPQLKEHCILSYDMSHLSYRKKMKIEYELYGKGMLKKLGGKRLGKGVLILPSSSAKHVAKMLEEEGASVQLLSIFIPD